In Helianthus annuus cultivar XRQ/B chromosome 9, HanXRQr2.0-SUNRISE, whole genome shotgun sequence, the following are encoded in one genomic region:
- the LOC110877643 gene encoding pentatricopeptide repeat-containing protein At5g66520, with the protein MFIITKPKPPISKTLISSLLHIKLSHAGNPHHTPSPLSLLKNPSIFSINNLLRSFTNTHSPHKTLSFYSFIRKNNNFKPNNYTFTFLLQACTKFNNIVAGFLVHGHVIKLGFYGDVFVGNSLVNLYFVFGEEKCARQVFDEMSRRDLVTWNVVIAGWVKLGRVADARKVFNEMPERDAVSWSSLITGYVRNGLLEEGVELFERMVEVGVVPNEAGLVMVFSACAQLGLVENAVRIHSIVDALSCRMTVHVWTGLVDMYAKCGCIDKARELFDKMPEKDVSSWNVMICGLATHGLGMEAIKLFEKFLIEGHTPVNVTFIGVLSACSKAGLVDEGYLYFKLMTEKYGIFPEMEHYGCMVDLLSRAGLVTDAIEFVEQMPIEPDPVLWVTILGACRTHGLVELGEKTGQKLIALDPTRHGNYVQLSSIYARSNKWEEVVRTRGLITSQNSKKVPGWSLIEAQGKIHRFVAGDRQHDRTLEIYMMLDKMNARIAEAGYSPNVCPVLHDVEEEEKVNAVKEHSERLAIAFGLLVTEAGECIRVVKNLRVCGDCHEMTKITSMVFEREIVVRDGCRFHHFRGGECSCGDYW; encoded by the coding sequence ATGTTCATCATCACCAAACCAAAACCCCCAATTTCTAAAACCCTAATCTCTTCTCTCCTCCACATCAAACTATCACACGCCGGCAACCCCCACCACACCCCATCACCCCTCTCACTCCTCAAAAACCCATCAATTTTCTCCATCAATAACCTCCTTAGATCCTTCACCAACACCCATTCACCCCACAAAACCCTCAGTTTTTACTCTTTCATCCGTAAAAACAATAATTTCAAACCCAATAATTATACATTTACGTTTCTGCTTCAAGCATGTACTAAGTTTAATAATATTGTTGCTGGGTTTCTGGTTCATGGTCATGTTATTAAGCTCGGTTTTTATGGAGATGTGTTTGTTGGAAACAGTTTGGTTAATTTGTACTTTGTTTTTGGTGAGGAGAAATGTGCGcgccaggtgtttgatgaaatgtctaggcgAGATTTGGTTACGTGGAATGTGGTTATTGCTGGGTGGGTTAAGTTGGGGCGTGTGGCGGATGCGCGCAAGGTGTTTAATGAAATGCCTGAGAGAGATGCGGTGTCGTGGAGTTCGTTGATAACGGGGTATGTGAGAAATGGGTTGTTGGAGGAAGGGGTAGAGTTGTTTGAGAGGATGGTGGAGGTTGGAGTGGTGCCGAATGAGGCGGGGTTGGTGATGGTTTTTTCAGCGTGTGCGCAGTTGGGGTTGGTTGAGAATGCGGTAAGAATTCATTCGATTGTAGATGCGTTAAGTTGCCGTATGACGGTTCATGTTTGGACTGGACTTGTTGACATGTATGCGAAGTGTGGGTGCATTGATAAAGCTCGCGagttgtttgataaaatgccggAGAAAGATGTTTCGTCGTGGAATGTGATGATATGTGGACTTGCTACACATGGGTTAGGGATGGAAGCCATTAAACTTTTTGAGAAATTCTTGATTGAAGGACACACACCCGTCAATGTGACATTCATAGGCGTGTTGAGTGCGTGTAGCAAAGCAGGATTAGTCGACGAGGGTTATCTTTATTTCAAGTTAATGACCGAAAAATATGGAATTTTCCCGGAAATGGAGCATTACGGGTGCATGGTTGATCTTTTGAGTCGTGCGGGATTGGTGACCGACGCTATTGAATTTGTCGAACAAATGCCAATTGAACCCGACCCTGTTTTATGGGTCACTATTCTTGGTGCTTGCAGGACACATGGGTTAGTAGAACTTGGTGAAAAAACTGGTCAAAAACTAATCGCGTTAGATCCAACTCGCCATGGAAATTACGTACAGTTATCTAGTATTTACGCAAGATCAAACAAATGGGAAGAAGTAGTAAGAACACGAGGGCTGATAACCAGTCAAAATTCCAAAAAGGTTCCAGGATGGAGTTTGATCGAGGCGCAGGGGAAGATCCATCGGTTTGTTGCTGGAGATCGACAACATGATCGAACGTTGGAGATTTACATGATGCTTGATAAGATGAATGCTAGGATTGCAGAGGCTGGTTACTCGCCTAATGTGTGTCCAGTTTTGCATGATGTAGAGGAGGAAGAGAAGGTTAATGCGGTTAAAGAGCATAGCGAGAGGTTAGCGATTGCGTTTGGTTTGCTGGTGACAGAGGCTGGTGAATGCATCCGCGTGGTGAAGAATTTACGGGTTTGTGGGGATTGTCATGAGATGACCAAGATTACATCAATGGTGTTTGAAAGAGAGATTGTAGTGAGAGATGGGTGCAGATTTCATCATTTTCGAGGAGGCGAATGTTCCTGCGGGGATTATTGGTAA